One genomic region from Bufo bufo chromosome 3, aBufBuf1.1, whole genome shotgun sequence encodes:
- the LOC120994409 gene encoding oocyte zinc finger protein XlCOF7.1-like: HNEILKDERSCSEREKTFNVLSSVAKNQTNDTGEKPYSCSECGKCFRQKSHLVEHQKTHTREKPFSCLECGKCFSRKSNLVEHQKTHTGEKPFSCSECGKRFRSQHYLKIHLRTHTGEQQYSCSECGKCSSDKSSLVKHQRIHTGENPYSCSECGKFFRQKSHLVRHQRIHTGEKPFSCLECGKCFSRKSHLAEHQKTHTGEKPFSCSECGKCFSNKSILEVHQRIHTGVKPFSCPECGKYFNQKSDLVKHLKIYTGEKPFPCPECEKCFNSKAQLDIHLRTHTGEKPYSCPECEKCFSTKSSLVQHQRIHTGEKPYSCPECEKCFSNKSSLVQHQRIHTGEKPYSCPECEKCFNNKSSLVQHQRIHTGEKPYSCHECGKYFNEKSNLDSHLRNHTKTHTGKKPFLCTECGKCFSEKSSFVRHLRIHTEEKPI; encoded by the exons CACAATGAAATTCTGAAAGATGAACGATCATGTTCTGAAAGAGAGAAAACTTTTAATGTGCTATCAAGTGTTGCTAAAAATCAGACAAatgacacaggagagaagccatattcatgttcagaatgtggaaagtgttttcgtcagaaatcacatcttgttgaacatcagaaaactcacacaagggagaagccattttcatgtttagaatgtgggaaatgttttagtcggaaatcaaatcttgttgaacatcagaaaactcacacaggagagaagccattttcatgttcggaatgtgggaAGAGGTTTAGGAGTCAACATTATCTTAAGATACACCTAAGAACTCATACTGGGGAGCAgcaatattcatgttcagaatgtgggaaatgttctagtgataaatcaagtcttgtgaaacatcagagaattcacacaggagagaatccatattcatgttcagaatgtgggaagttttttcgtcagaaatcacatcttgtgagacatcagagaattcacacaggggagaagccattttcatgtttagaatgtgggaaatgttttagtcggAAATCACATCTTGCTGAACATCaaaaaactcacacaggagagaagccattttcatgttcggaatgtgggaaatgttttagtaacAAATCAATTCTTGaggtacatcagagaattcacaccggggttaagccattttcatgccctgaatgtgggaaatattttaatcagaaatcagatcttgtgaaacatctgaaaatttacaccggggagaagccatttccatgtcctgaatgtgaaaaGTGTTTTAATTCGAAAGCACAGCTTGATAtacatctgagaactcacacaggagagaagccatattcgtgtcctgaatgtgagaaatgttttagtactaaatcaagtcttgtgcaacatcagagaattcacacaggagagaagccatattcgtgtcccgaatgtgagaaatgttttagtaataaatcaagtcttgtgcaacatcagagaattcacacaggagagaagccatattcgtgtcctgaatgtgagaagtgttttaataACAAATCAAGTCTTgtgcaacatcagagaattcataccggagagaagccatattcatgtcatgaatgtgggaaatattttaatgAAAAATCTAATCTTGATTCACATCTGAGAAATCACACa aaaactcacacaggcaaaaagccatttttatgcactgaatgtggaaagtgttttagtGAGAAATCAAGTTTTGTGAGACACctgagaattcacacagaagagaagcctatttaa